One window of the Archangium primigenium genome contains the following:
- a CDS encoding DUF3574 domain-containing protein: MNPSPLPFVLAVSLALAACGPEQATCAVGNELYRTELFFGLDRANAAPITDAEFQGFVDTVVTPRFKDGLTVLEARGQYRMDTGELVYEPSKLIVLLHDGSAAISGEINAIREEYKQRFQQEAVLRIDSLSCVAFD, translated from the coding sequence ATGAACCCGTCTCCCCTTCCCTTCGTGCTCGCCGTGTCGCTGGCCCTCGCGGCCTGTGGCCCCGAGCAGGCCACGTGCGCCGTGGGCAACGAGCTCTACCGCACGGAGCTCTTCTTCGGTCTCGACCGGGCCAACGCCGCGCCCATCACCGACGCGGAGTTCCAGGGCTTCGTCGACACCGTCGTCACGCCCCGCTTCAAGGATGGCCTGACCGTGCTCGAGGCCCGGGGCCAGTACCGCATGGACACGGGCGAGCTGGTGTACGAGCCCAGCAAGCTCATCGTGCTGCTGCACGACGGCTCCGCCGCGATCTCCGGGGAGATCAACGCCATCCGCGAGGAGTACAAACAACGCTTCCAGCAGGAGGCCGTGCTGCGCATCGACTCCCTGTCCTGCGTCGCCTTCGACTGA